From Takifugu flavidus isolate HTHZ2018 unplaced genomic scaffold, ASM371156v2 ctg951, whole genome shotgun sequence:
TGATCCTGCCCGTGTGTCTGACGTGGGGGCCTCTGCACAGGTCGATCAGGGGGCCACACCTAGCCAACATGACACACAGCAGCGTTACACGCACGCCCATGTGCACATCATGCCTCATCAGGAACAGCCCACCTGTACACAGTCGTCGTGGGGGTGCGGACTTTCTCTTTCAGGATGCGACACTTGAATTTGTTGTACTAAAAAGATGAAAGACATTGAATTGGATCCGGACCAAAGCTGCAGCTTCTTTAGTTCTCTTTAACTTTGATGATCATTTC
This genomic window contains:
- the LOC130521398 gene encoding threonine--tRNA ligase 1, cytoplasmic-like, whose protein sequence is MFKYNKFKCRILKEKVRTPTTTVYRCGPLIDLCRGPHVRHTGRIRSLKIYKSSSTYWEGRSDMETLQRVYGISFPLLQKR